CCACGCAACAATGCCGGATGATTCAATAGAACCGGCAAAGGTAAACGTGCCACACACGATAAGCTTGTTGTCATATACAGTAAGTCGGCGCACATTTGGAGCACTGGTTCCGCTGAGTCCTCCCTGCACCGGCTGCCATGATGTGCCACTCCAACGAGCAATATTGTTCAGAACAACACCACCTGCTGAATCAAACCTGCCTCCAGCATACAGCGAACCATTGTACGATGCAATGCTGTACACCAAGCCACTTGATGTCGTATCACGAACGAGGGATGCGCCAAGGCGTGACCAAGCCGAGCCATCCCATTGAAGCACCTGACCAGCGCCCTTTTGAAGCACGCTATCGTAAAGATCGCCGGCAACGGTGAGAACACCGTTATGCACCGTAACATCCCACGCGGTCCCTTGTCTGCCATTCTCTGAGTATCCATCACCAAGCGCATACCACTGAGCACCATCCCATGCAGCGATACTTGTTGCAGCCACTCCACCAGCAGCTAAAAACACGCCACAGACAACAAGATGCTCTTGCATCGGTCCGGAACCATCAGGATCCCAAGATGCAAACTCGTGGGCATAAACATCACCACCACCCGAAATACCGCGAAATCCCGCTTGGCCCCAGGCTGGTTCAAGCCACTGCTCCACACACTGCGCATGTACCGATGTGGTTTGTGCACAAGCGACGCAGAATGAACATATCACCAGCACTGCAGCACGATTCGAACACGTCTTCATGCAAATATCCTTTGCCTTATACCTTGAGTTCACAAGCTTATGGACACCCAGCTGCATACGCATTGCCGAAACAGATGTAATCGAACACATTGAGTGAGCCCGAGCCATCGCAGTCAGCGTACGACGTACCCGCAACGTACTCGTTGCCGAAGCAGATATAGTCAAAAATGTTGAGCGAACCGGAACTGTCGCAGTCGGCGTAGCAGGTATCGCAGGCTTCATATCGCGCGATCCCCGTCGCGCTCAGACCGCCGATCTCTGCAAAGTTCCCCATGATGTACAGGCCCGTTGAGTGTGCTCCAAGCCCGAACACAGACGGGAATCCGCCGGAGATTGACGGTATTGCGGAGTTGACACCGCCCAGCAGCGGCACCCATGTGCCATTCTCAAGGCGCGAGATATACCCAACGTTCGGCTGTGCTGTGCCCGCTTGATAGAGCGCCGGCCCAGTGCCATCATCAAAGACCGCGAGCGCTGTGCCTCGACCGCCGCTTTGCTGCCCGACTGCGTTCCATGTCGAGCCGTCCCACTTTGCGGTCTCCCAGTCAAAGAACCCCGGGCCAACAAGTCTGTCTCCAGTCACATAGAGTGCAGACCCGCTTCCGTCGTCGAACGTTGCAAATGCGGAGATTTGCGCAAGTGCATCCACACCAATGAGCGAGCCAACCGCCTCCCATGCGTTGCCGTTCCATGCGCCGACCAATGGACCTGACGTCCCACCGATGGAATCGAATCGCCCGCCAGCAAAGAGTTTTTCGCCGGCGCCGTCGTTATGCACATGGAGTGCGAACACATTTGGCGAGAAACTGCCGACGATACCCGAGCCCAGCGAGTTCCACGTTGTGCCGGTGTACGCTGCAATGCCATTGGCACCAATGACTGTGCCGACATCAGTAAATGAACCACCGACAACGAGCGAGTTGCCATACTCGGTCATTGCCCAGACAGCTGGCGCGCCAGCCTGCGACTGGAATCCAGTACCGAGTGAGTGCCACGCTGTGCCGTCCCAACGAGCAAGGCTCTTTGTGTCCGCAACCGCGCCGGCTGCAGCGTAAAACCCGCCAACGTACAGACTCTCGCCGGTGCCAAAGTCCATCACAGCGAAGCAGGTCAGAAACTGGTTTGTTGTGCCGGTGGTAATGCCGGTCCCAACCGACGAGAACGTTCCTGTATCGGCGTTCCATCGTGCGAGCCATTTTCTGCCGCCGATATTCTGAGACGATCCGCCGATGTAGAACTGCTCTCCAGTACCATCATCCCACGAGATGATCGGCTGAAGATACCCTCCCACAACCGCCGGCTGGCCTGTGAAGGTCTCGTACGATGGCACACACACCTGCGCATGAGCGTTTCCGGCCACCAGTAAAAGAGTCCCGAGTGTGAATGTGGCGTGACGAGTTTGCATGTGTTGATCTCTCCGCATCACCAGACTGCACAACACCCCAGCAGGAAACACACCTGCTGAGGTTCTGGCGAAGACAGCTTCAGAACCATCCAAGGTACCCGAAATGCAATGGAATCACAACAACGTTTGAAGCGATTTCGGCATAGATATGACTGTATCTGGGCAACAATCCGGACCTACGACGACACAACCACATGCACCGAAGACGCCAAGGAGATGCTGGTGGTCCGGCGTTGGTACTTATTGACAACCGCCTGCGTACGCGTTTCCATAGCAGATATAGTCGAAGATGTTCAGCGAGCCACTGCTATCGCAATCTGCGTATGCTGCAGAACCCGCGTACGCATTGCCATAACAGATGTAGTCAAAGATATTTAGTGTGCCGGAGTTGTCGCAGTCGGCGTAGCAGTAGCTGCCATCCTGCGGCATCACGACAAACTGGTTGATAACCTCTGGATTGAGCGCAGCGATCGCAGACGGGTTCGCCAATAGCGTTGGTTCGTCGTACCACGGAATGCCCCATGTCGTCACTGTCAGCGCCTGCGTGACGGGATCGATCTCGAACTCGGTCCAGCCGAATGTGTTCGTTGCGGTATAGCCACCCTGCAGGAGCGTCGCGCTGATCGGTGAGTTCTGAAGTCCGAGCGTGTCGTACGCGTACGCCTGAAGCTGCGTGTTGATCAGCGATGTCATGACTGCTTCCTGCTCCACAGGCGACATCGCAAGATACTGCGCAAGCGAGGGAACACCGGGAAATCCGAACTGGTTTGCAAGCCCGACGACTGTCGGCCCGAACGGCGCTGCGTACGCAACCGATCCCGTGGTCACCTCGAAGCTGTTCGTGAATATCTGCGTTGTGCCTGGGCCGAGGGTGTATGTCAGGTTGTTGATCAGCGTGCCGTGGATGTCTGCTGCAATAAAGACAACGTTCTCAATGTCGTTGTCGTCGATGAACTTCAGCAGTTCAGTCCGCTCGGCAGCGTACCCCTCGAATCGATCGGACGCTGCCAGCACGCCAAGGTTCTGGATCGGCTCAGGCACGCAGACAAGCTTCCATGTCACACCGCTTTGCTGCGCTGCGAGCAGATCTGCCTTTATCTCTGCAAGTTGCACAGCACCAAGCATCGTCCGCGTTGGATCGAATGACGCAACAAGAAACCCGATGACCTGCACTGGATCGAGCGGATCCGTCACACCCGGCAGTTCCTCATCACGGAACGAGCGGGCATCAGCAACTATCACCGCTGCATCGCGCCCGTATGTGCGGGACCGATAGAGCTTCGCTTTGTTCTCTGTGCGCGGATCCCCTGTCATGCCGTACTGCTCATCGAGCATCGGGTGATACTCGGTGAACGCTGCGATCCCATTCGTGTACAGCACCGTCTCGTTGATGAACGCACCGGGATCATTCGCAAATCGGGGATCCGAGCTTGGGTGAGCACCGCCCGCAAAGTCGTTGGTGACCTCGTGGTCATCGATCATCGCGAGCATTGCGCAGGTTGCACGAAGATCCGCGAGCGTGTTGAGCCCGAACCGCTCCGAAAGTGTCTCCCGATGCTTAGCGCGAAAATCAGGAAGTGTCAGACATTGCGGGATATTCACCTGTGGCGACGCAACGTCTGCATAGATCGTGTCGCCAAGCGCGATCCACAGATCCAGATCACGCTCGGGCACGTTCTTCACAGCGGGATATGACGAGAGCTCGCCACGCCAGTCGCCACTGACACCAACGCGAAGCCCGAGCGGATGACGGTTTGCGCCATCCGCGGGCGTGAGAAACGTGCCGACCGTTGTGATGCTGTTGTTTGTTGCACGGAAGTAGTAGGTTGTGTTGGGCACGAGAACATGTGTCTCCACCTTTGCTGGAACGATCGTGTCCGTCACCGCGACCGTGTGTGTATCGATGATGTTTGCAAAGTTTGCATCGGTCGCAAGCTCGAACACAACATCGCCGGGCGCATCAGCTCTTGCCCACAGCACGACGCTGGTGGGTGTTGCGTCGCCGCTGGCAATGCCCGATGGCAGGATCCCGGGTTGACCACAGGCGATCGAAACCCCAGTGCCAAGCACGAATAGTGCAAGGCTGCTGTACTTTACTCCGGGACCTGCCATCTGCCGCTCTCCTCTCTCTTTCTCTCAAAGATGTCGTCGCTGTTCGTTTGCGACCACATCAGATTACCATATTTGTCTGCCTCCGTGTGCTATTGTGCAGTGAAGATTGTGTGATGGGAACGTCAAAGATTCGCACAAAGGTACACGCATCGGCTCGTACTGTGGAGTTCTCCAAGCTTGAGGAATGAAAAACCCCCATCTGAAATCCAGACGGGGGCTTTGGTGAGCGAAGAGGATACATGCGGCAGATCAAGGCCGCAAATCAATCTTACGGGCAGCCTGCTGCGTACTCGTTACCGAAGCAGATGTAGTCGAAGATGTTCAGCGAGCCGGAGCCGTCGCAATCTGCGTATGCGTTCCCTGCTGCGTACTCGTTACCGAAGCAGATGTAGTCGAAGATGTTCAGCGCGCCGCTGCCATCGCAGTCTGCATAGCAACCGCCGCCATCAACTGTGATCGAAAGATCATCGAAGTAACCGCCGGTCACAGCCGAACCAGCACCAACACCGGAGGTCATGTACATGTCGAGACATTCGATCTTCGGAACAGCTTGTGCGGTTGCCATCGGATTGCCGGCGCCAACCCACCACGATGGCGAACCATCGTTGCGTGTGCCGAGCGAAAGACCGCCGTAGGTGTCAACGAGCGTGTTGTTGTCGAGATCGATCACAACCTTGTACTCCACCCATGCGTCATACATAATTGGCTGTTGCAGGTCGAGTTCGTGCTGGTTGTATGTGCCGCCAGCGAAGCCACCGCCGACAAGACCGAGCAGCGCAGCGAATGGGGTCTGCATTGACCAGACGTGTGTTGCTGTGTTGCCGTCATAGGTGTTCAGCATGATAACAGCGCTCTCACCGATCGCGTTGTTGGGAATGTATGTCATGACGGACACGGTCACAACGCCCGCGTCGATCACGGCGCCCTGATTGAAGAAATCCTGCACAACGTCGGCTTCATCAATGCCGTAGTGCAGAGAGTTAGGTGCGCTTGTTGACTGGGCGTTACTGACAACGTGATCAAGACCGACAAGATCCCAGCCGATCCAGTTGTTCTGGCCGATGATGCCACCGCCAACTGCGTACGCATCAAAGTTGTCGCTGAACACGACGCCACCGTCAGCAAAGTTGCCGGACTTCACATAGTTTGCGTCGCTTGCGCGAGGTGTCGCGGGCATGCCTGGTAGCTGCGGCCCTGCGGCGATCGCTGCTGCTGCGATTGTGGAACCAGCCACAAATGCGAGTGCTGATGTTCTCATAATTACTTCTCCTTGGGTTTTCCAACGTCTTCGAAAAAACAGATGAATGAACACGATCCCCCTGCGAGGTCTCGTTTGCGCCACGAGCGCACTTGCAACGATCTGTCTGTGACCGCTCCAATGGTCCAGAACTCTCGCGCACAACACAGCAACAAAGTGGGACTCAGCCCCAAGTTGCCGAACGATGTCTGCCGATCAGCTCGAAGAGGGGAAAACGCGCAACCCCCGCAGGCTCAATCGGACTTGTCTTGTGGACGAAACACCCGGATTTCTCAGGAAATCCCGACGATATTCTCGACCCTCCTACATCCTACAGACATTCACCCCTGCCACAAGATCTGAATGATCTGATTACAAAAAATCCACAAAGTCCTACATAATGTACGAGACGGGATCCGCCTCTTTGCTTGATGTTTGTACGGGCAGAACGTCCGAGATGCGAATGTCCAACTCGCAAACAAACGTTGCGATTCGTTCGATGGTTCAACGAAAACCCATTCAACGAGCGGGCTTGCTGATCTGGATTGGCTTTGCTCGGCGAGTCTTAAGGACATCCTGCTGCATACGCATTGCCGAAGCAAATGTAGTCGAAGATGTTGAGTGAGCCGGAGCCATCGCAATCTGCGTATGCGTTCCCTGCTGCGTACTCGTTGCCGTAGCAGATGTAGTCAAAGATGTTCAACCCACCTGAGCCGTCGCAATCAGCATAGCACATCGACTCCATCATCCATGACAACGTCACAAACCCTGCCTCGTACCCCGGTGTTGGCACACCCGCGCTGTCACCGAGATACACCCTGTACTCAATCTCGTATGTTCCGGGTACAGCAGTCGCGTACCAGTTGTGCAACATCGTGCCATTCCAGTTAATGCGCATAGAGGAGTTGTCTGTGCCGAAGATCGGCGCAAACGTGCCGCCCATGTAGATGTCCATATCCGGTTCGGCACTGATCTGCTCGATCCACACCTGCGATCCTGCAGGCGGCTGCCAGAATCCCTGCGCAAGCCAGCCGAACTGCCCGTTGTATGACATCCCGTTGAGCACGCTTGCAGCGCCGGTGTACGTCTCGCCGTAGTTCTGCATCAGCATCGGCCCAGCGTTCAGCACATGCAACTGGATCTGCGTTCCAACAAGCTCAACACCGATGTGCTCCATCGGTCCGCCGAGTTGCGGTGTCTGCGCATTGCATGAGCATGCAGCAGCAAGAACAAGGATGGGTGTGAAATGTTGTGTCCGGATCATGACGAATCTCCCTTGGAATGAGTGCGTGATGCGCTGCACAAGCGTCTCCACTAGCCCAGCGTGCGGTTGGATCACATGCTCGTTATGTGCGTCTGCGGCGAGCAGCAACAAGGCCGAGCGCACCCAGCGTGGCCGATGTCGCTGGTGATGGCACAGCAGTAAACGCGAGCGTAACCTGCGCAGTGGTAAACCCGGACACGGGCGCGCCTGTCGCAGCATCTCCCACGTAGATGTTGTATGTTGCTTCGTAATTCCCGAGTGAATCCGCAGCGTACCAGTTGTGCGTCATGGTGCCGCCCCATATCCACGCAGCAGAAGAGCCGGCCGTGCCCTGGATTGGCGCGTACGAGTGCATGGCTGCCATGGGACGCATGCCGCCCTCGTACACGTTCAAACCGCTCGACACACTGATCGCTTCGATCCAGATCGCGTTGCCAGCACCGGGGTCGACAAATCCGTCATTCAGCCAGCCGTACTGCGAGTTGTAGTACGTGTCGTTCAGAACGCTTGCTGCGCCGCTGTACACCTGTCCCGGGTACTGCTGCATCTCGGCGGGCGCGCCGGGATCAATGTGCGCAGTGAGCTCGCCTGTTGCGCTGTCGAGACCGATCATGACATGGCGCATGGGACCCGGAATATTCGGCCAGACCTGCGCAGATGACATCGATGCGATTGCTGTGACCGCGATAACTGCGGTTGTGAATGTATTCATTTGAACTGTTCCTCTCTCATATGTTCGCGCTAATGCGCGGTTGATGGATTCCATAAGTCAACGTTGTTGTCGGGATCGAACGTCTCGGTAAAACGGAGATCGCTCGCGTGCCCGTCGAGAAATGCGCAGCCGCACGAATGGCCGTGACGATGTGTCGCGACCTCGGTCGGCGCACCAAACTGCACCCAGAAGTGTGCCATGATGTGGTCTGTGATCGAGTTGTCCTCTAGCTCAGAGAAGAGCACCGTTCTCGTCGGCCACGGAACCAGATCCGCACGATGGAACGTGCGCGTCTGTGATTCCGTCGTGGTCAGCTCGTAGTAGACGTTCATGCCATAGCTGAGTATGTGCCCCGGTGTCTCACTCTCATCGAGCGGGCACGTGTAGTGCTTTTCAGCAAACCGGGAAAACACCTGTGGATCTGTCTGCATCACGCTGCCGAGGTACGGCATCAGCGCATACTCCCACGGCGCTCGCGCGGACGCGAACGACGAGTGCTGGCTCCGCGGGAAGTTCCCGTTGGCATCGTCGGCGTACATCTGCGTTGCCAGCGATATCTGGCGCAGCGTGTTCAGACACACCGTTGTGCGCCCAGCATTGCGTGCAGCGCCGAGCGCTGGCAGCAGAATGCCGATGAGCAGCGCGATGATCGCGATGACCACCAGCAACTCGATCAGTGTAAATCCACAACTGCGCACGCGTGTGCGCGTCTGTCCATGCAATCGCATGTAAATCTCCACGATATAGCAACCACAAGCGCACGATGCGTGCGCGCAGACAACATCGATAGATCGATGTCACACTGGGTGGAAGGGTGTCAGGCTCGTGGAGGCGGCGCTGGCACGCTCAGATCGCATGAAGGGATAAAGCTCGCATCCACCGATACAAGCAGCGGATACGAAGATTCGGACAATGGCGCAACTTCCGGTGCCTGATGGATCAGCATCGGTGCGACACCGAACGCCAGCAGCAGATCAAGCCCCTTGCAGCGCAGCGCCTGCATGAGGTTGAGTGTGGCTGAGGGCATCGGAGCAGGCGCAACACATCCGGTGTCGCAGTCAGTGTTCTGCGTTGTTGTGGTGCACGCATATTGACGCAACTCGCCACGTTCGTGCTCTGAGCACAGATCGCAGGATTGCTGCTCGTGATCCACATGGTGCTCGTGTGCAGCAAGATCTGTTTCAGCGGGCATCGGCACGCCGCGTGCGCGGAGCTGTGCAACACGACGATCAAGTCCGTGCTCAATCGCAAACGCCATCAACTGGACATCTGAGTGGCAGCAGCACGACTCGAAGCACGCATCAGCCGACGCGCAGCCGCACGCCTCATCCTGGCACGGGTACGCCTCGACCAGATGCTTTGCGGGTGTAGACGCGAACACCCAGCGAACAACCCGCGCGGGGTTCGGCATCACGCCGATAACACCCATCGTAAACAGCGACAGCATCGCAATCGCTATCAACCGGGAATGTCGTCGTAAACGCTGCATGAGAAGAAGTCATTGTACCTGCACATCATCATTCGTACCGAATCGAGTGAGGATGCGATCTTCTGCCCCCTCAAGTACGAAAACACCCCCGGAGCGAAAAGCCCCGGGGGTGAGTTAGAAAGACGTATCTACACCTTGCTCAGTGCATTACGGGCAGCCCGCTGCGTACTCGTTGCCAAAGCAGATGTAGTCGAAGATGTTGAGTGAGCCGGAGCCGTCGCAATCTGCGTATGCGTTGCCTGCTGCATACTCGTTACCGAAGCAGATGTAGTCGAAGATGTTCAACGCGCCGCTGCCGTCGCAATCTGCGTAGCAGGGAGCAGCGCCGAGCTGCATGACAATGTACGCCTGACCAAGGTCGGTCTGGGCGCTGTCGTACAGCACAGCGGTGAAGTAGAGCCTGCCATCGGGTGTGAGGAACAGGTCGTCGTTGTTGAATGTGTCAATGAACGCGTCATCGTCGAGCACACCGTTGCCGTCCAGGTCAACAGCGTCGCCCTGACGTGCAACCACGCCGAGCGTGGAGTGAACAAGCACCGCGTCCGCCTCGGGATCAGCATTGCTGGTGGTGCCACCAACGATGTAGTTGCCGTTGCCGTCGCCTGTCATAGCAAAGAAGCACGCAGCAAAGGCAGCGTCACTGAAAGTTTCGCCGGACAAACCGCCCGGAATGGCGTCGCCCGTCTTTGCGACCACTGCGCCGTTATAGATCACCCAGTCCGCCTGGCTGTCCACATCGCCGCGAACAAACCAGTCACCGTTGGCATTCATGAAGGCTTCAACGATTGTTTCAACCGGCTCGCCGAATGGTGCGAGGGTGTCATCCTCACGAACAACAACTGCTCCATCAACAACAACAACATTGTCGTTGGTTGTCACAGCGGAATCGAGCACGCAGTTCACGAACCAGTGCGCGCCATCACCCGAGACATAGAAGTCGTCGGTGTTGAATGTCTCGTAGGGCTCAGCTGCGCCGGTGGGAACGTCGACGCCACCCTGCACGAGCACTGCATTGTTGAGAATCAGGAAATCATCCATATTGGTCGCGAGTCCGCCGGAGGTCGCCGGTGCAAGGAAGCCAGCAACGTCGGCATCTGTCAGCGATCCGGAGTTCAGCGCGGTGCCATATGACTCGCCAGCAATACCTGGCACAGCGTCACCCTCGGTCGCGACAACAACAAAGTTGGTGCCGTCGAACATGACGATCTGCTCGTCAGCTGTCGTTGGCGCGCTCCCGCCAAGGTTCTGCCCGAAGATGTAGTGTCCGCTGGAGTTGATGGTCACATGCTCGTCCGGGATCCCAATCAGTTCCCCTGACAGCGCCCACGGTGCCTGATCTCCCTCTTTCAAAACAACCGCGCCGGTCATGCCACTCCCGATGATGAGCACATCGTCCGCAGAAGTTGCATCGTTCGAACTTGCACGCATCACCCATGATGAGCCATCAGAGTTGGTGTATGGACGGCTGAACGAGTCGAACATCAGCGCGTAGCCGGGCACGGTTGATGTCGAGCTGGCCGCAATCTCAGAAAAGATAACGGTTGGCAATACCTGCCCGAATGCATGTGCTGAAATGCACAGCGGAAGGGCTGTCAGAACGGTGCGATTCATACTGAGCTCCTGTCTTTGCTTGAAGCAGCCACCAAACAACTGGCGAGCCGCCTGTGACAAAAATGTAGCGGTAGACCCACAAAAAACAAAGGAAATTCCCATCTGAAACCGCCGGACGTTTCTTCCGCATGTCCGATAGGCATTCAAAGGCCCTGTCGAGGGTTCGTATTCTGGGAGGGCTTTTTCATGCGATCTTCACACAGAATATGTACGCACAACACAAAGAGACCTTCTCGTTTGAGAAGGTCTCTCCGGATGTTTGGAACACTCTCTGCAGTTACGGGCAGCCGGCTGCGTACGCATTGCCGAAGCAGATGTAGTCGAAGATGTTGAGCGCGCCACTACCGTCGCAGTCGGCGTATGGATCCTGTGCGTTGTATGCATTACCAAAGCAAATATAGTCAAAGATGTCGAGCGTAATGCCGCCTGCACAGTCAGCATAACACGCGTCGCGTGTCCAGAAAACAGCTTCTCTTTGGCCTGTTGCAGAGTTACGTGCCCAGCCTCCAATAAAAAGAAGCCGACCGGAAAAAGAGATTGTGGTTGCGCAACTCTCGTTGTAGTTTGCAGGAAGGAACGAATGCAGATCAAGCCACGAAGCGGCATCTCCCTGCCACACAGCCGCGTGCTCAAGCATGTTGAGATCTGTTGTTGAGCCGGCCTGATACCCACGTCTGGCAGCGTAGACAATCGACTCATGCTCACTTGAGGGATGCAGGTTGACCCAAGAAGCAGCCGAACCACTCCATAATGATGCTCTGGTCGTTGATGATTGAAGTACGGCTCCTCCCTGTTGACCATCCCAGGAGACCGCATATGCGTACGAGGCGCTCATACCTTGAGGATGGAGACTGACATGCGGCGCAAATGGGGTGGGCCACATAACTGCTTCTTCTCGAGAGGAGTTTGGAGAGGTAGGAAAAGTAGCTGTTCCAACATACTCTCCATTGCCGTTCCCTTCATGAACGACGGATTCTAATGCGCCAGCCGGATGGATATCGACCAAGGTAACTGGAGGAGTGAAATCCCATAGAACAGCGTGGTGGGCAGATCCATTAAACGCGGCGTATCCGGCAAAGTACGGACTGCCCCATGCAATCGATGTTTGTGCTACAGACTCGTCCGTGTTGGGAGAAGGCAACTTCGTCCATCCAGTTGGGGTAGCAGCCCAGAAGCCAGCGGAAGCCGAGCCGTTTAGTGTTGCATAGCCAATCTGCAGGAGCGAAGCTGAGTCCAAAATAGCAGATGACTCAGCACCCGCAGGGTGATAGTCGACCCATGATCCTGCGCTCCCAGACCAGACGGATGCGTGCGTCATGCTATTAATGACAGCTTCGCCAGACTGTTGAAGGCCGGAAATAGTATTCACCCTAGATGCTGTTGCGCCCGCGGGATGAAGTAACGTAGCAGTCCATTGTGCGGACGCATGTGACGCAACAGAGAGAACGCCAAGACACAGACATATACGCGGGATACTCATGTGATTCTCCATGTATTACGGGCATCCTACTGCGTACGCATTGCCATAGCAGATGTAGTCGAAGATGTTCAAGCTGCCCGAGCCGTCGCAATCGGCGTATGCGTTACCTGCTGCGTACTCGTTGCCGAAGCAG
Above is a genomic segment from Phycisphaeraceae bacterium containing:
- a CDS encoding DUF1559 domain-containing protein, whose product is MRLHGQTRTRVRSCGFTLIELLVVIAIIALLIGILLPALGAARNAGRTTVCLNTLRQISLATQMYADDANGNFPRSQHSSFASARAPWEYALMPYLGSVMQTDPQVFSRFAEKHYTCPLDESETPGHILSYGMNVYYELTTTESQTRTFHRADLVPWPTRTVLFSELEDNSITDHIMAHFWVQFGAPTEVATHRHGHSCGCAFLDGHASDLRFTETFDPDNNVDLWNPSTAH
- a CDS encoding alkaline phosphatase D family protein, which gives rise to MAGPGVKYSSLALFVLGTGVSIACGQPGILPSGIASGDATPTSVVLWARADAPGDVVFELATDANFANIIDTHTVAVTDTIVPAKVETHVLVPNTTYYFRATNNSITTVGTFLTPADGANRHPLGLRVGVSGDWRGELSSYPAVKNVPERDLDLWIALGDTIYADVASPQVNIPQCLTLPDFRAKHRETLSERFGLNTLADLRATCAMLAMIDDHEVTNDFAGGAHPSSDPRFANDPGAFINETVLYTNGIAAFTEYHPMLDEQYGMTGDPRTENKAKLYRSRTYGRDAAVIVADARSFRDEELPGVTDPLDPVQVIGFLVASFDPTRTMLGAVQLAEIKADLLAAQQSGVTWKLVCVPEPIQNLGVLAASDRFEGYAAERTELLKFIDDNDIENVVFIAADIHGTLINNLTYTLGPGTTQIFTNSFEVTTGSVAYAAPFGPTVVGLANQFGFPGVPSLAQYLAMSPVEQEAVMTSLINTQLQAYAYDTLGLQNSPISATLLQGGYTATNTFGWTEFEIDPVTQALTVTTWGIPWYDEPTLLANPSAIAALNPEVINQFVVMPQDGSYCYADCDNSGTLNIFDYICYGNAYAGSAAYADCDSSGSLNIFDYICYGNAYAGGCQ